One Aureispira anguillae genomic region harbors:
- a CDS encoding OmpA family protein — translation MKTKFYINSSLSLLFILASFYSNFVSGQDTASINIYFDTDKYNLSANALDRIDALIASFPINQIAKVQLLGHTDSRSNEVYNQILSENRVQTTKTALIDLGIDEKKIHTVGWGERKPLESNETGFGRQQNRRVEIAVYRKKTIHIATVPKQKDTIDKPKPPLLDDLVEKAMDCSKDTTLTMPNGSLVTFGICDYYAHKDCFKFTEFIHPDSARAAGLSTMAADGTPLISVGMFKVELCKNPANSSKRYEDPPCIIAHIPLRTSSINKGCNAPVRGITKWFQRPDGSWVDSAESMELVEINGQLYYKTEVCGAGIYNGDRKGSGNGDRYYLTRVKVAKGLHLLDAKISFDAPFSILGSIKKGSKRMVKIPVPEEMLCNSCSDAIVYAKALDKNGDTLILNYTIADPYHRRTAFGQCRGKVVKKFLFFFKIREKNIYRKYFLRRKDFKVCLFYQKKEDEHLSQID, via the coding sequence ATGAAAACCAAATTTTATATCAATAGCTCATTGTCTTTATTGTTCATCTTAGCATCTTTTTATTCAAATTTTGTATCAGGACAAGATACAGCAAGCATAAACATCTATTTTGATACCGATAAATACAATTTATCAGCAAACGCCTTGGATAGAATAGATGCACTGATCGCAAGTTTTCCCATCAATCAAATTGCTAAGGTACAACTCCTTGGGCATACCGATAGCCGTAGCAACGAAGTATACAATCAAATTTTATCTGAAAATAGAGTCCAAACAACAAAAACTGCTTTAATAGATTTAGGTATAGATGAAAAAAAAATTCATACGGTTGGTTGGGGTGAACGAAAGCCTCTCGAATCGAATGAAACAGGTTTTGGTAGGCAGCAAAACCGTCGGGTAGAGATCGCTGTCTATCGAAAAAAAACAATACACATTGCAACAGTCCCAAAACAAAAAGATACAATAGATAAACCCAAACCTCCCCTCTTAGACGATTTGGTAGAAAAAGCAATGGACTGCTCAAAAGATACAACACTAACCATGCCCAATGGCTCCTTGGTAACCTTTGGGATCTGCGATTATTATGCTCATAAGGACTGCTTTAAATTTACTGAATTTATTCATCCAGATTCAGCTAGAGCAGCTGGCTTAAGTACAATGGCAGCAGATGGTACTCCTCTTATTTCTGTTGGGATGTTCAAAGTAGAGTTATGTAAAAATCCTGCTAATTCCTCCAAACGTTATGAGGATCCTCCTTGTATAATTGCGCACATTCCACTTAGAACAAGTAGCATTAATAAAGGGTGTAATGCTCCTGTTAGGGGAATAACCAAATGGTTTCAAAGACCAGATGGTTCGTGGGTGGATTCTGCTGAGTCAATGGAGCTCGTAGAAATAAATGGTCAATTGTATTACAAGACCGAAGTCTGTGGAGCAGGCATCTATAATGGAGATCGGAAAGGTTCTGGTAATGGCGATCGTTATTATCTAACTAGAGTAAAAGTAGCTAAAGGACTTCATTTGTTGGATGCCAAAATTTCTTTTGATGCTCCTTTTTCAATTCTGGGGTCGATTAAAAAGGGATCTAAACGAATGGTAAAGATTCCTGTGCCAGAAGAAATGCTTTGTAATTCATGTAGTGATGCTATCGTTTATGCAAAAGCGTTGGATAAGAACGGAGATACCTTAATTTTGAACTATACGATTGCTGATCCCTACCACAGACGCACTGCTTTTGGGCAATGTAGAGGAAAAGTAGTCAAGAAGTTTTTATTCTTTTTTAAGATTCGAGAGAAAAATATTTACCGCAAGTACTTCTTGAGAAGAAAGGATTTTAAGGTTTGCTTGTTTTATCAGAAAAAAGAAGATGAGCATTTAAGTCAAATCGATTAG